In Oryza brachyantha chromosome 1, ObraRS2, whole genome shotgun sequence, the following are encoded in one genomic region:
- the LOC102721211 gene encoding basic salivary proline-rich protein 1 isoform X1, translating into MSGSGVPSGRGSRSFDFGADDVLCSYDDFAAPSEPKRPDPADKQDFHDSRLGRPLGKAYEQESYGKEDVLFAVEKCMKKYADNLLRSLEGITSRLSQLEIYCYKLERSMGELRSDVLRDETDQRLKSLEKHLHEVHRSIQILRDKQELAETQKELAKFQLRHDTSKKKEDVPTQSFPEQKTLEEKADASGQQLAIVLPHQVNSSSLAPRASEPVQQYKDQTVQQPAPSSSVPQQDRYVLSQAIVYYPQRQAPGIQDTQGQQVQPEVQYLPVRPSATQDVPVHASSQQSQAANQTQPQSFPPYQQQWPQQSSQSAPAPVAQPQQTFSQPFPPPVQQPHLSNTQQFPPQQMQQPQQSSSQQFTPQSVQQPQLSNAQQFPPPQVQPPQPSPQLPPQAMQPQQQNQMRPQTPPNYPHYPPHQPLNPAPETLPGSMAMQGPYNTVAPSGGSRSEVPYSYAGIPPPQHNMQRQQLPPPNQGSFGPPPSKGGYAGPPQYPLHGSSQGYNNAYGYPPSGPSAGQAPQMPPAPGPHQMMRGHPYGEMIEKAITMGYPREQVLNVIQRMTESGQPMDFNTLLDRLNEAGSGAHPRAW; encoded by the exons ATGTCCGGCTCCGGCGTCCCCTCCGGCCGCGGCTCCCGCAGCTTCGActtcggcgccgacgacgtgcTCTGCTCCTACGACGACTTCGCCGCCCCCTCTGAGCCCAAGCGGCCCGATCCGGCCGACAAG CAGGACTTTCATGATAGTAGATTGGGGAGACCACTTGGGAAAGCTTATGAACAAGAGAGTTATGGCAAGGAGGATGTACTTTTTGCTGTTGAGAAATGCATGAAGAAATATGCTGATAATTTGCTGCGATCACTTGAGGGAATCACTAGTAGGCTTTCACAACTGGAGATCTATTGCTATAAGCTTGAGAGATCCATGGGTGAACTTCGAAGTGATGTGCTCCGTGATGAGACTGATCAGAGATTGAAGTCTCTTGAGAAACATCTTCATGAA GTGCACAGATCTATTCAAATCCTTAGGGACAAGCAAGAGTTAGCTGAAACTCAGAAGGAATTAGCCAAATTTCAACTCAGACATGACACGTCTAAAAAGAAGGAAGACGTGCCAACACAATCTTTCCCTGAGCAAAAGACACTTGAAGAAAAGGCTGATGCATCTGGTCAGCAGCTGGCGATTGTTTTGCCTCATCAGGTGAACTCGTCATCACTTGCACCTAGAGCTTCTGAACCAGTCCAACAGTACAAGGATCAGACAGTGCAGCAGCCAGCCCCTAGCTCTTCTGTACCACAGCAGGACCGTTATGTTCTTAGCCAAGCCATCGTTTACTACCCACAGCGTCAAGCTCCAGGTATTCAGGACACGCAGGGGCAGCAAGTACAACCAGAGGTGCAGTACTTGCCAGTAAGGCCTTCAGCAACGCAAGATGTTCCTGTCCATGCTTCATCTCAACAGTCTCAGGCAGCGAATCAAACCCAGCCTCAGTCTTTCCCTCCTTACCAGCAGCAGTGGCCCCAGCAATCGTCCCAGTCAGCTCCCGCACCAGTGGCCCAACCACAGCAGACTTTCTCACAGCCATTTCCTCCACCTGTACAGCAGCCCCATTTATCTAACACTCAGCAGTTTCCTCCACAACAAATGCAGCAGCCCCAGCAATCCAGCTCTCAGCAGTTTACTCCACAGTCAGTGCAGCAGCCCCAGTTATCTAATGCTCAACAGTTTCCTCCGCCGCAAGTGCAACCACCTCAACCTAGCCCTCAGCTTCCTCCTCAGGCAATGCAACCACAACAACAAAATCAAATGAGGCCTCAAACTCCACCAAATTATCCTCATTATCCACCTCACCAGCCCTTAAACCCTGCACCTGAAACTCTCCCCGGCAGCATGGCTATGCAAGGACCATACAACACGGTTGCTCCATCAGGGGGGAGCCGTTCTGAAGTGCCATATTCATACGCAGGCATTCCACCACCTCAGCACAACATGCAAAGGCAGCAGCTACCTCCTCCAAATCAAGGCTCCTTCGGACCCCCTCCAAGTAAGGGGGGCTACGCCGGTCCGCCACAATATCCGCTGCATGGTAGCTCACAAGGTTACAACAACGCATATGGCTACCCCCCAAGTGGTCCTTCAGCAGGCCAGGCGCCTCAGATGCCTCCAGCTCCAGGTCCTCACCAGATGATGCGCGGTCATCCATATGGGGAAATGATTGAGAAGGCAATCACCATGGGATATCCAAGGGAGCAGGTTCTGAATGTCATTCAGAGGATGACTGAGAGTGGCCAGCCTATGGATTTCAACACATTGCTGGATAGGCTGAACGAAGCAGGGTCCGGGGCACACCCTCGTGCGTGGTGA
- the LOC102721211 gene encoding basic salivary proline-rich protein 1 isoform X2, with product MSGSGVPSGRGSRSFDFGADDVLCSYDDFAAPSEPKRPDPADKDFHDSRLGRPLGKAYEQESYGKEDVLFAVEKCMKKYADNLLRSLEGITSRLSQLEIYCYKLERSMGELRSDVLRDETDQRLKSLEKHLHEVHRSIQILRDKQELAETQKELAKFQLRHDTSKKKEDVPTQSFPEQKTLEEKADASGQQLAIVLPHQVNSSSLAPRASEPVQQYKDQTVQQPAPSSSVPQQDRYVLSQAIVYYPQRQAPGIQDTQGQQVQPEVQYLPVRPSATQDVPVHASSQQSQAANQTQPQSFPPYQQQWPQQSSQSAPAPVAQPQQTFSQPFPPPVQQPHLSNTQQFPPQQMQQPQQSSSQQFTPQSVQQPQLSNAQQFPPPQVQPPQPSPQLPPQAMQPQQQNQMRPQTPPNYPHYPPHQPLNPAPETLPGSMAMQGPYNTVAPSGGSRSEVPYSYAGIPPPQHNMQRQQLPPPNQGSFGPPPSKGGYAGPPQYPLHGSSQGYNNAYGYPPSGPSAGQAPQMPPAPGPHQMMRGHPYGEMIEKAITMGYPREQVLNVIQRMTESGQPMDFNTLLDRLNEAGSGAHPRAW from the exons ATGTCCGGCTCCGGCGTCCCCTCCGGCCGCGGCTCCCGCAGCTTCGActtcggcgccgacgacgtgcTCTGCTCCTACGACGACTTCGCCGCCCCCTCTGAGCCCAAGCGGCCCGATCCGGCCGACAAG GACTTTCATGATAGTAGATTGGGGAGACCACTTGGGAAAGCTTATGAACAAGAGAGTTATGGCAAGGAGGATGTACTTTTTGCTGTTGAGAAATGCATGAAGAAATATGCTGATAATTTGCTGCGATCACTTGAGGGAATCACTAGTAGGCTTTCACAACTGGAGATCTATTGCTATAAGCTTGAGAGATCCATGGGTGAACTTCGAAGTGATGTGCTCCGTGATGAGACTGATCAGAGATTGAAGTCTCTTGAGAAACATCTTCATGAA GTGCACAGATCTATTCAAATCCTTAGGGACAAGCAAGAGTTAGCTGAAACTCAGAAGGAATTAGCCAAATTTCAACTCAGACATGACACGTCTAAAAAGAAGGAAGACGTGCCAACACAATCTTTCCCTGAGCAAAAGACACTTGAAGAAAAGGCTGATGCATCTGGTCAGCAGCTGGCGATTGTTTTGCCTCATCAGGTGAACTCGTCATCACTTGCACCTAGAGCTTCTGAACCAGTCCAACAGTACAAGGATCAGACAGTGCAGCAGCCAGCCCCTAGCTCTTCTGTACCACAGCAGGACCGTTATGTTCTTAGCCAAGCCATCGTTTACTACCCACAGCGTCAAGCTCCAGGTATTCAGGACACGCAGGGGCAGCAAGTACAACCAGAGGTGCAGTACTTGCCAGTAAGGCCTTCAGCAACGCAAGATGTTCCTGTCCATGCTTCATCTCAACAGTCTCAGGCAGCGAATCAAACCCAGCCTCAGTCTTTCCCTCCTTACCAGCAGCAGTGGCCCCAGCAATCGTCCCAGTCAGCTCCCGCACCAGTGGCCCAACCACAGCAGACTTTCTCACAGCCATTTCCTCCACCTGTACAGCAGCCCCATTTATCTAACACTCAGCAGTTTCCTCCACAACAAATGCAGCAGCCCCAGCAATCCAGCTCTCAGCAGTTTACTCCACAGTCAGTGCAGCAGCCCCAGTTATCTAATGCTCAACAGTTTCCTCCGCCGCAAGTGCAACCACCTCAACCTAGCCCTCAGCTTCCTCCTCAGGCAATGCAACCACAACAACAAAATCAAATGAGGCCTCAAACTCCACCAAATTATCCTCATTATCCACCTCACCAGCCCTTAAACCCTGCACCTGAAACTCTCCCCGGCAGCATGGCTATGCAAGGACCATACAACACGGTTGCTCCATCAGGGGGGAGCCGTTCTGAAGTGCCATATTCATACGCAGGCATTCCACCACCTCAGCACAACATGCAAAGGCAGCAGCTACCTCCTCCAAATCAAGGCTCCTTCGGACCCCCTCCAAGTAAGGGGGGCTACGCCGGTCCGCCACAATATCCGCTGCATGGTAGCTCACAAGGTTACAACAACGCATATGGCTACCCCCCAAGTGGTCCTTCAGCAGGCCAGGCGCCTCAGATGCCTCCAGCTCCAGGTCCTCACCAGATGATGCGCGGTCATCCATATGGGGAAATGATTGAGAAGGCAATCACCATGGGATATCCAAGGGAGCAGGTTCTGAATGTCATTCAGAGGATGACTGAGAGTGGCCAGCCTATGGATTTCAACACATTGCTGGATAGGCTGAACGAAGCAGGGTCCGGGGCACACCCTCGTGCGTGGTGA
- the LOC102715263 gene encoding pentatricopeptide repeat-containing protein At3g24000, mitochondrial-like — protein MLAAGVAPTAFTFAPILSSPSVGARCAAQLHPHILKSGLIHSDPYSGTSLVGFFGRNGRFDDALRLFGEMPVRSVVTWNCLISSFVQHGRDRDAAIWFRALIRSGDGVSDGSLVAVLPAFGTPEQVHGLVKKIAMDSFSTVANSLLNSYCTYCSTFVAENLFNELMFRDVVSWNTMIITFAKRSMSQRALEFFWMMEGRMLTKFLKKLLRIAPHVGIV, from the exons ATGCTCGCTGCGGGCGTCGCGCCGACGGCGTTCACCTTCGCGCCGATACTCTCCTCGCCTTCAGTCGGCGCCCGCTGCGCAGCGCAGCTTCACCCTCACATCCTCAAGAGCGGGCTGATCCACAGCGACCCGTACTCCGGGACATCGTTGGTGGGGTTCTTCGGGCGGAACGGCCGGTTTGATGATGCGCTCAGGTTGTTCGGCGAAATGCCTGTGCGGAGCGTCGTCACCTGGAACTGCCTGATCTCTTCGTTTGTGCAGCATGGACGCGATCGCGATGCTGCGATCTGGTTCAGGGCGCTGATACGAAGTGGTGACGGTGTGTCTGATGGCTCCCTCGTGGCAGTATTGCCTGCTTTTGGCACACCAGAGCAAGTTCATGGGCTTGTGAAGAAAATTGCAATGGATTCTTTCTCAACAGTTGCAAACTCCTTGCTGAATTCATATTGTACTTACTGTTCCACGTTTGTGGCAGAAAATCTGTTTAATGAGTTGATGTTCAGAGACGTGGTTTCTTGGAATACAATGATCATTACTTTTGCTAAGAGAAGCATGTCTCAGAGAGCTCTTGAATTTTTCTGGATGATGGAAG GAAGGATGCTTACAAAGTTCTTGAAGAAGCTCCTGAGGATAGCACCACACGTTGGAATTGTCTGA
- the LOC121053209 gene encoding pentatricopeptide repeat-containing protein At3g58590-like: protein MLRSGVMPNEVSFSSLLKDPLQFHLLQIHSLVTRLGYDGYDYVSSAIISSYASHEMVSDALAYGGLLDPDSCVVSMNVLAGVYNRVRMYEEVKKLLLHQGSNDTVSWSILITACAKNGDYAEAFKIFKRMRICGHHFDRYASVSLLSICTKSNSLVLGSSLHGLIIKTNSGCLDTYVHNILLDMYAKCGRIEDCLKAFKEMEGRNIISWTAVISGLALNGFSHKALAWFKAMEEDGFNPDNVAVTAVLSSCRHGGLVHEGMKIFRHMKSDYSLEPEMEHYICVVDMLCKCGYLKEAEVVIRDMPFQPSAVIWRTFLQGCQTYGVIDAQVFS from the coding sequence ATGTTGCGATCTGGGGTTATGCCAAACGAGGttagtttttcttctttgctCAAGGACCCACTTCAGTTCCATCTGCTGCAGATTCACTCGTTGGTAACAAGATTGGGTTATGACGGCTATGACTATGTCTCAAGTGCCATTATATCTTCATATGCTTCACATGAAATGGTTTCTGATGCTTTGGCTTATGGAGGTTTGTTAGATCCTGACTCCTGTGTTGTCTCCATGAATGTTTTAGCTGGGGTATATAACAGAGTTCGTATGTATGAAGAAGTGAAGAAACTACTTTTACATCAGGGAAGTAATGACACTGTTTCATGGAGCATACTTATCACTGCTTGTGCAAAAAATGGAGATTATGCTGaagcttttaaaattttcaaacggATGAGAATTTGTGGGCATCATTTTGATAGATATGCATCTGTGAGCCTTCTAAGCATTTGTACAAAATCTAATAGCCTTGTCCTTGGCAGTTCACTTCATGGGCTTATCATCAAGACCAATTCTGGTTGCTTAGATACTTATGTTCATAATATATTGCTAGATATGTATGCTAAATGTGGTAGAATTGAAGACTGTCTGAAAGCCTTTAAGGAAATGGAAGGTAGGAACATTATCTCCTGGACTGCTGTAATTTCTGGCCTTGCACTTAATGGTTTTTCTCATAAGGCCTTGGCATGGTTTAAAGCTATGGAAGAGGATGGCTTTAATCCTGACAATGTAGCAGTTACAGCGGTCCTTTCATCATGTAGACATGGTGGACTGGTACATGAAGGAATGAAGATATTCAGACATATGAAGTCTGATTATTCGCTTGAGCCTGAGATGGAGCATTACATTTGTGTGGTGGACATGCTATGCAAATGTGGTTATTTGAAGGAAGCCGAGGTTGTGATTAGAGACATGCCTTTCCAACCAAGTGCTGTCATATGGCGCACATTCCTCCAAGGTTGCCAGACATATGGTGTGATAGATGCTCAAGTATTTAGCTAG